One window of Paenibacillus sp. FSL K6-3182 genomic DNA carries:
- the metE gene encoding 5-methyltetrahydropteroyltriglutamate--homocysteine S-methyltransferase, giving the protein MVKSSVLGYPRIGADREWKKALEAFWAGKLEESEFHGKLQEIRLNHLRKQQEKGIDLISVNDFSYYDHILDTATMFGIIPKRFTYEGGSVPLSVYYGIARGTKDATASEMTKWFNTNYHYIVPELDGAAPVLTENKPLIAYLEAKEKLGIEGKPVIVGPLTFLKLSKGYSQSETDAWLDRLLPLYVQILQELEKEGVQWVQIDEPILVTKLSDADRSRLKNIYTTLAASVTNLNIMLQTYFESIENYTDIVALPVKGIGLDFVHGLSTNLSSIKQFGFPQDKVLGAGVIDGRGIWKASLRDKLALLKELAEVVTAEQLIVQSSCSLLHVPVTVQNETKLLPELKGALAFADEKLDEIVLLAKAVTSEDAFVTAELEKCDAALEALKQSGERNRSSIQQAVAAISEQNPTRNLPFSERHIAQQKKWQLPIFPTTTIGSFPQSAEVRKARQQWRKGDWNNEQYASFIRDQIDIWIKLQEEIGLDVLVHGEFERTDMVEFFGEKLAGFAFTQFGWVQSYGSRCVKPPIIFGDVAFEEAMTVEETKYAQSKTERPVKGMLTGPITIMNWSFVRDDITREQIAYQLAYALRQEVEALEQAGIGMIQVDEPAVREGLPLKEEDQANYLAWAVKAFRVTTCTVQDTTQIHTHMCYCEFHDMIDSIEAMDADVISIETSRSHGELIHSFELNTYKLGIGLGVYDIHSPRIPRVEEMTSMIERALRVLDPKLFWINPDCGLKTRGLEETVDSLRNMVEATQIARAKHSLQV; this is encoded by the coding sequence ATGGTGAAAAGCAGTGTTTTGGGATATCCACGTATTGGTGCGGATCGGGAATGGAAGAAGGCGCTAGAAGCGTTTTGGGCAGGCAAGCTTGAAGAATCAGAGTTCCATGGCAAGCTTCAAGAAATCCGTTTGAATCATTTACGCAAGCAGCAGGAGAAAGGCATCGACCTTATCTCGGTCAATGATTTCAGCTATTACGATCACATTCTTGATACAGCAACGATGTTCGGGATCATTCCGAAGCGCTTCACTTACGAAGGCGGTTCAGTACCACTGTCGGTTTATTATGGCATTGCCCGCGGAACGAAGGATGCAACGGCAAGCGAAATGACCAAGTGGTTTAACACCAACTATCACTACATCGTACCTGAACTTGACGGAGCAGCACCTGTACTTACAGAGAATAAGCCGCTTATCGCATATTTGGAAGCTAAGGAAAAGCTCGGTATCGAGGGAAAACCCGTTATTGTCGGCCCATTAACCTTCTTGAAGCTGTCCAAAGGATACAGTCAATCAGAGACTGATGCTTGGCTGGATCGATTGCTGCCGCTTTATGTGCAGATCCTGCAAGAGCTTGAAAAAGAAGGCGTTCAGTGGGTACAAATAGATGAACCAATTCTTGTAACAAAACTTAGCGATGCTGATCGCAGTCGCCTGAAAAATATTTATACCACGCTTGCTGCATCGGTAACTAATCTAAACATCATGCTGCAAACGTATTTCGAATCCATAGAAAACTATACTGACATCGTTGCGTTGCCGGTCAAAGGAATTGGGCTTGACTTCGTACACGGTTTGTCCACAAACTTGTCATCCATTAAACAATTTGGCTTCCCTCAGGACAAGGTTCTAGGTGCAGGAGTCATTGATGGCCGCGGCATCTGGAAAGCGTCACTTCGCGATAAATTGGCATTGTTGAAAGAGTTGGCTGAAGTCGTAACGGCTGAACAGCTAATTGTACAGTCATCTTGCAGCCTGCTTCATGTTCCAGTCACAGTGCAAAATGAGACTAAGCTATTGCCTGAACTAAAGGGGGCTCTAGCATTTGCGGATGAGAAGCTGGATGAGATTGTTCTTCTTGCGAAAGCAGTTACTTCGGAAGATGCTTTCGTTACTGCCGAGCTTGAGAAATGTGATGCTGCTCTAGAGGCACTTAAGCAATCAGGCGAGCGCAATCGCAGCAGCATTCAGCAAGCCGTAGCCGCTATTAGCGAGCAGAATCCAACACGCAATCTGCCATTTTCTGAGCGTCATATTGCCCAACAGAAAAAATGGCAATTGCCGATTTTCCCAACGACGACAATTGGCAGTTTCCCGCAATCCGCTGAGGTGCGCAAAGCCCGTCAACAATGGCGCAAGGGTGATTGGAACAATGAACAATACGCTAGCTTCATCCGTGATCAAATCGATATCTGGATTAAGCTTCAGGAAGAAATCGGACTGGATGTACTCGTGCATGGCGAATTTGAACGGACAGATATGGTTGAGTTTTTCGGTGAGAAGCTTGCGGGCTTTGCGTTCACTCAGTTCGGTTGGGTACAGTCGTATGGCTCCCGCTGCGTGAAGCCGCCAATTATTTTTGGAGATGTAGCGTTCGAAGAAGCAATGACTGTCGAGGAAACGAAGTATGCTCAGTCGAAGACTGAACGTCCAGTTAAAGGAATGCTTACGGGACCGATCACGATCATGAACTGGTCGTTCGTCCGTGATGACATTACGCGTGAGCAAATCGCTTACCAGCTTGCCTATGCGCTTAGACAAGAGGTAGAAGCGCTTGAGCAAGCGGGCATAGGGATGATTCAGGTTGATGAGCCTGCGGTTCGCGAAGGTCTGCCGCTTAAGGAAGAAGACCAAGCCAACTATTTAGCTTGGGCTGTCAAAGCTTTCCGCGTGACTACATGCACGGTTCAGGATACGACGCAAATTCACACACATATGTGTTATTGCGAGTTCCATGACATGATTGATTCCATTGAAGCGATGGATGCAGATGTTATCTCCATCGAGACTTCACGCAGTCATGGTGAATTGATTCATAGCTTTGAGCTGAATACTTACAAGCTGGGTATAGGTTTAGGCGTATACGACATCCACAGCCCGCGTATTCCGCGAGTGGAGGAAATGACGAGTATGATCGAACGCGCTTTGCGTGTGCTTGATCCGAAGTTATTCTGGATTAACCCAGACTGCGGACTTAAAACACGTGGACTCGAAGAAACCGTTGATTCCTTGCGCAACATGGTTGAAGCGACACAGATCGCCCGTGCGAAACATTCTTTGCAGGTGTAA
- a CDS encoding LysR family transcriptional regulator, translating into MTLQQLKYVIEVANRGSINEAAKRLFISQPSLSNAIKDLEEEMQLEIFERSNKGISLSKEGVEFLSYARQVVEQAELLESRYLNAKPSPQHFSVSTQHYAFAVNAFVSLVREYGQEEYELTLRETKTYEIIEDVKSLRSEIGILYLNEFNGKVINKLLKTANLQFISLFTAKPHIFISINNPLANQSIVTIDQLQNYPYLSFDQGEYNSFHFSEEILSTMTHKKSIRVNDRATLFNLLIGLNGYTISTGVLSADLNGNEIIPVPLDCEETINVGWISQRNASLSKLGSAYIVALKQAIGK; encoded by the coding sequence TTGACTCTACAACAATTAAAATACGTAATTGAGGTCGCCAATCGAGGCTCCATTAATGAGGCAGCCAAGCGGTTGTTTATTTCTCAGCCTAGTCTTTCCAATGCCATTAAGGATCTGGAAGAGGAAATGCAGCTAGAGATTTTCGAGAGGTCTAATAAAGGAATTTCACTTTCTAAGGAAGGTGTTGAGTTTTTAAGTTATGCTAGGCAGGTCGTTGAGCAGGCGGAATTGTTGGAAAGCCGTTACCTGAATGCCAAGCCTTCGCCGCAGCATTTTTCGGTTTCTACTCAGCATTATGCTTTTGCAGTGAATGCATTTGTCAGTTTGGTTCGCGAGTATGGTCAGGAAGAATATGAATTAACATTACGCGAGACTAAAACCTACGAAATTATTGAAGATGTTAAAAGCCTGCGCAGCGAGATTGGAATCTTGTATCTTAACGAGTTCAATGGGAAGGTAATCAATAAGCTGCTCAAAACGGCGAATTTACAGTTTATTAGCTTATTTACAGCTAAGCCTCATATTTTCATCAGCATTAATAACCCGTTAGCCAATCAATCGATCGTGACCATTGACCAGCTTCAAAATTATCCCTATTTGTCCTTTGACCAAGGCGAATACAATTCTTTTCATTTTTCAGAAGAAATTTTAAGTACGATGACTCATAAAAAAAGCATCCGTGTAAACGATCGGGCGACGCTGTTCAATCTCCTAATTGGACTAAACGGATATACGATATCGACCGGTGTTCTAAGCGCTGATTTAAACGGCAATGAGATTATTCCAGTACCGCTCGATTGCGAGGAGACGATCAATGTAGGTTGGATTTCACAGCGAAATGCTTCCTTATCCAAGCTCGGGTCGGCATATATTGTGGCGCTCAAACAAGCGATTGGCAAATAA
- a CDS encoding helix-turn-helix transcriptional regulator, giving the protein MMKVGRNISKLRKKIGITQMGLADRLNISYQAVSNWERGETMPDISKLPQIAEIFDVSIDEILDEGKGTELLRSMLDHSTEDYLQHNEVSLKDISEIAPLLKTEQVDEFVANAEEVAEIGDLLSIAPFVSEETIDRIAKQVFEKEGIYVLVSLAPFMSEAAIDEYAKLSFEKAGIHSLVAMAPFISQGAIDEYAKMAVEKEGINAIVSLAPFISKEFIDECARIAVEKEGINAIVSLAPFISTEAIDECAKKAFEKEGLKALVSIAPFISRGILNDCTESSAIARN; this is encoded by the coding sequence ATGATGAAGGTAGGCAGAAATATTTCGAAGCTAAGGAAGAAGATCGGAATTACCCAAATGGGTTTAGCAGACAGACTTAATATCAGTTATCAGGCGGTGAGCAATTGGGAGCGGGGAGAGACGATGCCTGATATTTCTAAGCTTCCCCAGATCGCAGAAATTTTTGATGTCAGTATCGATGAGATTTTGGACGAAGGCAAAGGTACTGAACTCCTTAGAAGTATGCTGGATCATTCAACAGAAGATTATTTACAACATAATGAAGTCTCACTTAAAGATATTTCCGAAATTGCACCATTGCTCAAAACAGAACAAGTGGATGAATTCGTTGCGAATGCAGAGGAGGTTGCTGAAATAGGCGATCTTTTGTCCATTGCTCCTTTTGTTAGTGAAGAGACGATAGACAGAATTGCAAAACAGGTTTTTGAAAAAGAGGGCATTTATGTACTCGTATCGTTAGCTCCATTTATGAGTGAAGCTGCGATTGACGAGTACGCGAAGCTATCTTTTGAAAAAGCAGGCATACATTCACTCGTAGCGATGGCCCCATTTATTAGTCAGGGTGCGATTGATGAATATGCGAAGATGGCGGTTGAAAAAGAAGGCATTAATGCCATTGTGTCACTGGCCCCATTTATAAGTAAGGAATTCATTGATGAATGTGCAAGGATAGCCGTCGAAAAAGAGGGCATAAATGCCATTGTATCGCTGGCGCCATTTATAAGTACAGAGGCAATTGACGAATGTGCGAAAAAAGCTTTTGAGAAAGAAGGCTTAAAAGCACTGGTATCGATCGCACCTTTCATCAGTAGAGGTATATTGAATGATTGTACTGAAAGCAGTGCTATAGCGAGAAATTGA
- a CDS encoding phosphotransferase yields the protein MMQTLIDELIHFYFIHPSYEIESVPFGLTNLTKIVKINDRKYVVRIYDRYTKNVQSIEMESKITSFLNGSNLTFQVPVFLRTLNGDEYIQLADGTLGAVVSFIEGRVPEIVETQQALKLGQVVGEISSTLSEYETDLLDHHGKAFSDLYDLHPLAHRNDITSFIENPPFHISESHLNFYKDTILSVEMSIHQLKSLPRQLVHHDLLIFNLLSQNNNICGVLDFDFTSIDASFMEFAISLNHILQMSDGSLEMTEAYIKGYADFRKATIQEINHLQLMTQIYHIAVLHIYIGQHYSGKSIEANFNYILHQFQTRNNWLNQHREALQALLELYLV from the coding sequence ATGATGCAGACATTAATCGATGAGCTAATACACTTTTATTTTATTCATCCGAGCTATGAAATCGAGTCCGTTCCTTTTGGTTTAACAAACCTCACGAAGATTGTTAAAATCAATGATCGAAAATATGTAGTCCGCATCTACGATCGTTATACGAAAAATGTACAAAGCATAGAAATGGAATCGAAAATAACTTCGTTTTTGAATGGCAGCAATCTTACATTTCAAGTGCCTGTATTTCTTCGGACGCTCAATGGGGATGAATACATACAACTAGCAGACGGTACTTTAGGTGCGGTCGTATCATTTATTGAAGGCCGTGTACCAGAAATAGTAGAAACACAACAAGCCTTGAAACTTGGTCAGGTAGTTGGAGAAATCTCTTCAACACTGAGCGAATATGAAACTGATCTGCTAGACCACCATGGAAAAGCTTTCTCAGATCTTTATGATCTTCATCCACTCGCCCATCGTAATGATATAACTTCTTTTATTGAAAATCCGCCATTTCACATTTCTGAATCCCACCTGAACTTCTATAAAGATACGATTTTGTCCGTTGAGATGTCTATCCACCAGCTAAAAAGCTTGCCAAGGCAGCTCGTTCATCATGATTTGCTCATATTCAACCTATTGTCCCAAAACAACAACATATGTGGCGTATTGGATTTTGATTTCACTTCAATTGATGCTAGTTTTATGGAATTTGCCATTAGCCTTAATCATATTTTGCAAATGTCGGATGGATCTTTGGAAATGACTGAAGCCTATATTAAGGGGTATGCCGATTTTCGCAAGGCAACTATACAAGAAATTAATCATTTGCAGCTCATGACGCAGATTTATCATATTGCAGTTCTCCATATTTATATAGGTCAGCATTACTCAGGAAAATCGATTGAAGCTAACTTCAACTATATACTCCATCAATTTCAAACACGAAATAACTGGTTGAATCAGCATCGTGAGGCCTTGCAAGCACTACTTGAATTATATCTGGTTTGA
- a CDS encoding class I SAM-dependent methyltransferase, with product MKEKVVTAYDKLAKDYEKHVDTESGHNAYYERPAMMKLMPNDMNSLTVLDAGCAAGWYTEQFLKRGSQVTAIDLSPAMVEACKRRVGHEAEVFACDLTEPLPFKNETFNLIISSLTLHYIDDWAPTFQEFHRILKPGGQVVFSVHHPFMDFKHFERPDYFAHELLMETWNKKESGPVEVTFYRRPLQEILNVTSAQFIIDQIIEPQPDLAFKDKPDAMDWYKRWYDRLSTNPHFLIVKARK from the coding sequence ATGAAGGAAAAGGTTGTCACAGCGTACGACAAACTTGCAAAAGACTACGAAAAGCATGTGGATACTGAGAGCGGGCACAACGCTTATTATGAGCGGCCAGCAATGATGAAACTTATGCCAAATGATATGAATTCACTTACAGTCCTTGATGCTGGCTGTGCTGCAGGTTGGTACACGGAGCAATTTTTAAAGCGCGGTTCTCAAGTAACAGCTATTGATTTGAGTCCTGCTATGGTAGAAGCATGCAAAAGGCGAGTTGGTCATGAGGCAGAAGTATTCGCTTGTGATTTAACGGAGCCCCTCCCATTTAAAAACGAAACATTCAACCTTATAATAAGCTCATTAACCCTGCACTATATCGATGATTGGGCCCCAACCTTTCAAGAATTTCATCGCATATTGAAACCGGGTGGACAAGTTGTTTTCTCCGTACATCATCCATTTATGGACTTTAAACATTTTGAAAGACCTGATTATTTTGCTCACGAGCTGCTTATGGAAACCTGGAATAAGAAAGAATCTGGCCCAGTGGAGGTTACATTTTATAGGAGGCCTCTTCAAGAGATTCTGAATGTCACATCAGCCCAATTTATCATTGATCAAATCATCGAGCCGCAGCCGGATTTAGCTTTTAAAGATAAACCAGATGCTATGGATTGGTATAAGCGTTGGTATGATCGTCTTTCGACTAATCCTCATTTTCTCATTGTGAAAGCTCGGAAATAG
- a CDS encoding SRPBCC family protein produces the protein MVTVKTEVLINAPIHHCFDLARNIEVHTQTVWKHTKERAIAGTIEGMINKGETVTFQATHFLIRQKLTSKITEYERPYLFVDEMSKGAFKSLRHEHLFEEHDGMTLMKDILVFEAPFGLIGWFTERLILRKYMKSFLEHRNNQLKIRAEELVTDLD, from the coding sequence TTGGTTACTGTTAAAACCGAGGTTCTTATAAATGCTCCAATACATCATTGTTTTGACTTAGCGAGGAATATAGAAGTACATACTCAAACGGTCTGGAAACATACGAAGGAGAGGGCTATAGCAGGTACGATTGAAGGCATGATTAATAAAGGAGAAACCGTGACCTTTCAGGCTACTCATTTTCTAATCAGACAAAAACTAACCTCGAAAATTACGGAATATGAAAGACCCTATCTTTTTGTAGACGAAATGAGTAAGGGGGCTTTTAAAAGTTTAAGACATGAGCATTTATTTGAGGAACATGATGGAATGACATTAATGAAAGACATATTGGTTTTTGAGGCTCCGTTTGGATTAATTGGGTGGTTCACAGAAAGATTAATATTAAGAAAGTACATGAAAAGTTTTTTGGAGCATCGAAATAATCAATTAAAGATTAGGGCAGAAGAGCTAGTCACTGACCTTGATTAA
- a CDS encoding VOC family protein, giving the protein MAKHTTYMMSEDAKAQAEFYTHALGGEILSVMTHGQLPDAKEELKDKVVNLSLMAGGIHFLMSDSVFEPIIRGNAIHLCLEYDAEAEAREAFDKLAVGGNIKCPLEPAFWGTLFGHIEDKYGVMWMITTAGPTA; this is encoded by the coding sequence ATGGCAAAACACACAACTTATATGATGTCGGAGGACGCAAAAGCTCAAGCTGAGTTCTATACTCATGCGCTTGGTGGAGAGATCCTGTCCGTTATGACGCATGGACAGCTTCCTGATGCAAAGGAAGAACTCAAGGATAAAGTTGTTAACTTGAGTCTGATGGCTGGAGGAATTCACTTTTTAATGTCCGATTCTGTATTTGAACCAATCATTCGCGGAAATGCCATACATCTGTGTCTCGAGTATGATGCAGAGGCTGAAGCCCGCGAAGCCTTCGATAAGCTAGCTGTAGGCGGCAACATAAAGTGCCCGTTAGAACCCGCATTCTGGGGCACATTATTCGGACATATCGAAGACAAATACGGCGTAATGTGGATGATCACCACTGCTGGACCAACTGCCTAA
- a CDS encoding cation diffusion facilitator family transporter → MQETYDDIKQGEKGAWLSIGAYIFLSAIKLIIGYLTGSEALSADGLNNSTDIIASIAVLIGLKISRKPPDKNHRYGHYRAETVAALIASFIMFAVGIQVLYQTVMKFRAPTIESPDIIAAWTALFCAIAIYFVYLYNIRLAKKINSHAMMAAAQDNRSDALVSMGAFVGIIGSQFGLPWLDPVTALIVGIIICKTAWDIFRDCSHALTDGFDHEELQTIKQTVSDTPGVEKIIDIKARIHGNNKLVDVTIAVDHQLNVGESHDISEQIERRIAELHSISYVHIHIEPFLASS, encoded by the coding sequence GTGCAAGAAACGTATGATGATATCAAACAAGGCGAAAAAGGTGCATGGCTGAGCATTGGCGCTTATATTTTCTTGTCCGCAATAAAGTTAATTATAGGTTACCTCACTGGCTCCGAAGCCTTATCAGCTGATGGTCTAAACAACTCAACCGATATTATTGCTTCTATAGCCGTGTTGATCGGGCTTAAAATATCACGGAAACCACCGGACAAAAACCATCGGTATGGTCATTACAGAGCTGAAACGGTAGCTGCCCTAATCGCTTCTTTTATAATGTTCGCTGTTGGTATACAAGTATTGTATCAAACGGTGATGAAGTTCAGAGCTCCAACAATCGAATCACCTGATATTATAGCAGCGTGGACTGCCCTATTTTGTGCCATAGCCATTTATTTCGTTTATCTTTACAACATTCGTTTAGCAAAGAAAATAAACAGTCACGCAATGATGGCGGCCGCACAAGATAATCGTTCGGATGCTCTTGTAAGCATGGGCGCTTTTGTTGGCATCATCGGTTCACAATTTGGCTTGCCATGGCTCGACCCAGTCACAGCTCTAATTGTAGGCATCATTATTTGTAAAACAGCATGGGATATTTTTCGTGATTGTTCACATGCGCTTACAGACGGTTTCGATCATGAAGAACTTCAAACCATTAAACAAACCGTTTCCGATACCCCAGGTGTAGAGAAAATAATTGATATAAAAGCTCGTATTCACGGGAATAACAAACTGGTAGACGTAACGATTGCCGTAGACCATCAGCTAAATGTAGGCGAAAGCCATGACATTTCAGAACAAATTGAGAGACGTATTGCTGAATTGCACAGCATTTCCTACGTTCACATTCACATAGAGCCTTTTTTGGCGAGTAGTTAA
- the abc-f gene encoding ABC-F type ribosomal protection protein yields MPAIQVSNLTFAYPGSYDLIFENVHFQIDTDWKLGFTGRNGRGKTTFFNLLQGKYEYSGTISAPVAFDYFPFPVEHPEYLTVDVIEEIVPDYERWKLMRELNLLKVSEDVLYRPFETLSQGEQTKVLLAVLFIQDNRFLLIDEPTNHLDLHARKLVGDYLNTKRGFILVSHDRSFLDRCVDHILSINKTNIEIQKGNFSSWWTNKTRQDTFELAQNEKLYKDIERLSSSVKRTSGWSHEIEKSKNGTRNSGSKLDKGYVGHKAAKMMKRAKSIEQRQNAAVEEKSKLLRNIEQSESLVISQLAYSKSELAVLDHVSIYYGEKSVCENVSLTIEQGDRIAISGPNGSGKSSVLHLLNGEALHYTGTFRIDPQLRVSYVSQNTSHLRGSLSDYAAEHGIDESLFKSVLRKLDFARIQFEKDMSAFSGGQKKKVLIARSLCEEAHLHIWDEPLNFVDVISRMQIEELLHEYAPTIVFVEHDREFHDRVATKTIELTGNFD; encoded by the coding sequence ATGCCCGCGATTCAAGTATCTAATCTCACTTTTGCCTATCCAGGCAGCTATGACCTCATATTCGAAAATGTTCATTTTCAAATCGATACAGACTGGAAGCTCGGGTTTACAGGGCGAAACGGTCGGGGAAAAACGACGTTCTTTAACCTGCTGCAGGGGAAATACGAATACAGCGGTACGATCTCCGCACCCGTTGCCTTTGATTATTTTCCGTTTCCCGTCGAACATCCGGAATATTTGACCGTCGACGTCATCGAAGAAATCGTGCCAGACTATGAGCGCTGGAAGCTGATGCGTGAACTGAATCTGCTTAAGGTTTCGGAAGATGTGTTGTACCGACCATTCGAAACGCTGTCCCAAGGCGAGCAAACGAAGGTACTGCTTGCCGTGCTGTTCATCCAGGACAATCGCTTTCTGCTCATCGACGAGCCAACCAATCATCTCGACTTGCATGCACGTAAACTCGTCGGTGATTATTTAAACACGAAGCGCGGTTTTATTCTTGTGTCACATGACCGCTCATTTCTCGACCGCTGTGTCGATCATATTTTATCGATCAACAAAACAAATATAGAAATTCAAAAAGGCAACTTCTCCAGCTGGTGGACGAACAAAACTCGCCAGGACACGTTCGAATTGGCACAAAACGAAAAGCTATATAAAGATATCGAGCGTTTATCAAGCTCTGTCAAACGCACAAGCGGCTGGTCCCACGAGATTGAAAAATCGAAAAACGGCACACGAAACTCCGGTTCCAAGCTGGATAAAGGATATGTCGGGCACAAAGCTGCTAAAATGATGAAACGCGCGAAATCCATTGAGCAGCGGCAAAACGCCGCTGTAGAAGAGAAATCGAAACTGCTTCGAAATATTGAACAGTCAGAAAGCCTTGTGATCTCTCAACTCGCGTATTCCAAATCGGAACTGGCTGTGCTGGATCACGTCTCGATTTATTACGGGGAAAAATCAGTTTGCGAGAACGTTAGCTTGACGATCGAACAAGGGGATAGGATCGCCATTTCGGGTCCAAACGGTTCGGGTAAGTCTAGTGTGCTCCACCTGCTAAACGGCGAGGCGCTTCACTATACGGGTACGTTTCGGATTGATCCTCAGCTGCGCGTTTCCTATGTATCCCAGAATACTTCTCATCTGCGAGGGTCACTTTCGGATTATGCAGCAGAGCACGGAATCGACGAAAGTTTATTTAAAAGCGTGCTGCGAAAGCTTGATTTCGCCCGTATCCAGTTTGAGAAGGATATGTCGGCGTTTAGCGGTGGACAGAAGAAAAAGGTTCTGATCGCGAGAAGTCTATGTGAAGAGGCTCATCTGCATATTTGGGACGAACCGCTGAACTTTGTTGACGTCATTTCCCGGATGCAGATTGAGGAGCTGCTGCATGAGTATGCACCGACCATTGTGTTCGTCGAACATGATCGTGAATTTCACGACCGTGTCGCCACAAAAACGATTGAACTGACGGGAAACTTTGACTAA
- a CDS encoding MmcQ/YjbR family DNA-binding protein: MKNNIIEYCLTKNGATKDYPFGFEPLVIKVAGKIFAFIFEDKGEHLRLNLKCDPVIAENLREQHEAVRPGYHMNKKHWNTITIDGSLPESDVFEMIDHSYELVVKSLSKSLRESIIEKN; the protein is encoded by the coding sequence TTGAAGAATAATATCATCGAATACTGTTTAACGAAGAACGGAGCGACTAAGGATTATCCCTTCGGATTCGAACCGTTGGTCATCAAAGTTGCAGGTAAAATATTCGCGTTTATTTTTGAGGACAAAGGGGAGCATCTTCGCTTAAACCTAAAATGTGATCCGGTAATTGCGGAAAACTTAAGGGAACAGCATGAGGCTGTTCGACCAGGATACCATATGAATAAAAAACATTGGAATACAATTACGATCGACGGTTCTTTGCCAGAGTCGGATGTTTTTGAAATGATTGATCATTCTTACGAGCTGGTTGTCAAAAGTCTTTCTAAGAGCCTTCGAGAATCTATTATCGAAAAGAACTAA